GCACTGGTATTTAGTCCTAAAGAAGTGTCAGAGAACTTGAAACGCAGCGGAGCTTACGTCCCTGGTATACGTCCAGGTGAGCAAACTGCTCGTTACTTAGATCATATTCTCAATCGTTTGACCTTTATTGGCGCGATTTACATCGCAGTCATTTGTTTGATGCCGATGGTATTGCAAAGTTCATTTGGTATTCCATTCTATTTGGGTGGTACCTCTTTGCTGATTGTTGTGGTAGTAGTGATGGACTTTATGGCTCAGCTGCAATCACACCTTACTTCGCACCAATACGATAATCAAACGTTAATGAGAAAAACGACTGCTCATCCTAAGGGATAAGCGCACTTGAGGTTTCATCATGAAAGTACAAGCTTCTGTTAAGAAAATTTGTGGTAGCTGTAAAGTTATCCGTCGTAATGGGGTTATCCGCGTAATTTGTAGCGCAGAACCTCGTCATAAGCAGCGTCAAGGTTAATCTGATTAAGACCTGTTGATTTCTGTAGGCGAATTAGGTTATTATCCGCCCCTCAAGATTTTTGTGGGGCGGTTGATTATCTACTGCCTTTTTGGAGAAAATTGAATGGCTCGTATTGCCGGTGTAAACATTCCGGATAACAAGCACGCTGTTATCTCTCTAACGTATATCTTTGGTATTGGTCGCCATACTTCAAAAGCTATCTTAGCTGCTGCTGGTATTGCTCCAACTACTAAGATTCGTGAATTAGATGACGCTCAGCTTGATGCGATTCGTGCAGAAGTTGCTAAGGTTCCGACCGAAGGTGATTTACGTCGCGAAATTTCCATGAACATTAAACGTT
The nucleotide sequence above comes from Acinetobacter lwoffii. Encoded proteins:
- the rpmJ gene encoding 50S ribosomal protein L36 encodes the protein MKVQASVKKICGSCKVIRRNGVIRVICSAEPRHKQRQG
- the rpsM gene encoding 30S ribosomal protein S13, whose protein sequence is MARIAGVNIPDNKHAVISLTYIFGIGRHTSKAILAAAGIAPTTKIRELDDAQLDAIRAEVAKVPTEGDLRREISMNIKRLMDLGCYRGLRHRRSLPVRGQRTKTNARTRKGPRKPIKK